The following proteins come from a genomic window of Microbacterium sp. SY138:
- a CDS encoding Lrp/AsnC family transcriptional regulator yields the protein MLRMETTSEAPEPNTVRAPALDAIDARIVQLLTADGRMTNAELAGRLGVAPSTAHTRLRALVDRGVITGFHASVDERALGAGLQAIIGVTLRPSGRRESIVEFADRVRVLPPVIQLFFLGGDDDFLLHIAVADSSEMREFVLEHLSAQSSVASTRTSIVFDYHRNSVAASFR from the coding sequence ATGCTTCGTATGGAGACCACCTCAGAGGCCCCGGAGCCGAACACCGTTCGGGCCCCCGCCCTGGATGCGATCGACGCCAGGATCGTGCAGCTGCTCACGGCCGACGGGCGCATGACGAATGCCGAGCTCGCCGGGCGTCTGGGTGTCGCGCCCTCGACGGCGCACACCCGGCTGCGGGCGCTCGTGGATCGTGGCGTGATCACGGGCTTCCACGCGAGCGTGGACGAGCGGGCGCTCGGCGCGGGCCTGCAGGCGATCATCGGCGTCACGCTGCGTCCGAGCGGACGCCGGGAGAGCATCGTGGAGTTCGCGGACCGCGTGCGCGTGCTGCCGCCGGTGATTCAGCTCTTCTTCCTCGGTGGCGACGACGACTTCCTGCTGCACATCGCGGTCGCCGACTCGTCGGAGATGCGCGAGTTCGTGCTCGAGCATCTCTCGGCGCAGAGCAGCGTCGCCTCCACACGCACGAGCATCGTGTTCGACTACCACCGCAACTCGGTGGCCGCTTCCTTCCGCTGA
- a CDS encoding helix-turn-helix domain-containing protein — translation MSTIDAAEEADALTIGRRIRQLRTAKGMTLDDLASAVDRAPSQMSMIETGKREPKLTQLQAIARALGVTIDALLEGEPLDERSAVEIALERAMKGQTFQALGIEPFRIAKSLPTDALKALLALHGEIDRLKDERAATPEEARRANVELRHLMRRQDNHFADLEAKAAEILSAVGHPGGPLTQRTASEIAAYLGFTLHYAPDLPQTTRSVADLANGRLYLSSSVPAKGDARTAVLQALSSRILGHSEPRSYAEFLRQRVETNYLTGALLIPEAHVVPALKDAKQRRAISIEDLRDAYSVSYETAAHRFTNLATRHLDIPVHFLKVHESGTITKAYENDDVNFPTDRLGAIEGQMCCRRWTSRVVFDEDDRFNPYYQYTDTGNGTYWCTARVESSSEGLHSVSVGVRFDDTKWFVGRDTSHRGVSKHSVEVCCRRAPADLEDRWRDNSWPNVKTPRTLLATLPTGAFPGVDTTDVYEFLEAHAPR, via the coding sequence ATGAGCACCATCGACGCTGCAGAAGAGGCCGACGCTCTCACGATCGGCCGCCGCATCCGCCAGCTCCGCACGGCGAAGGGCATGACCCTCGACGACCTCGCCTCTGCCGTCGATCGAGCGCCGAGCCAGATGTCGATGATCGAGACCGGGAAGCGCGAACCCAAGCTCACGCAGCTGCAGGCGATCGCCCGGGCGCTCGGGGTCACGATCGATGCCCTGCTGGAGGGCGAGCCGCTCGACGAGCGCAGTGCGGTCGAGATCGCACTCGAGCGGGCGATGAAGGGGCAGACGTTCCAGGCGCTGGGCATCGAGCCGTTCCGCATCGCGAAGAGTCTGCCGACCGACGCTCTGAAAGCACTGCTCGCCCTGCACGGCGAGATCGACCGGCTCAAGGATGAGCGGGCCGCGACACCGGAGGAGGCCCGGCGGGCGAACGTCGAGTTGCGGCACCTGATGCGTCGGCAGGACAACCACTTCGCCGACCTCGAGGCGAAGGCCGCCGAGATCCTCTCCGCGGTCGGTCATCCGGGTGGTCCGCTGACCCAGCGCACGGCGTCCGAGATCGCGGCCTACCTGGGCTTCACCCTGCACTACGCGCCCGACCTGCCGCAGACCACCCGGAGCGTCGCCGACCTCGCGAACGGCCGGCTCTACCTGTCGAGCAGCGTGCCCGCGAAGGGCGATGCCCGCACCGCGGTGCTGCAGGCGCTGTCGAGCCGCATCCTCGGGCACTCCGAGCCGCGCAGTTACGCCGAGTTCCTGCGTCAGCGCGTGGAGACGAACTACCTCACCGGTGCGCTCCTCATCCCCGAGGCGCATGTGGTCCCAGCGCTGAAGGATGCCAAGCAGCGTCGGGCGATCTCGATCGAAGACCTGCGCGACGCCTACTCGGTGTCGTACGAGACGGCCGCGCATCGGTTCACGAACCTCGCGACCCGGCACCTCGACATCCCCGTGCACTTCCTCAAGGTGCATGAGTCGGGCACGATCACCAAGGCGTACGAGAACGACGACGTGAACTTCCCCACCGACCGTCTCGGGGCCATCGAGGGGCAGATGTGCTGCCGCCGGTGGACCTCGCGTGTGGTGTTCGACGAGGACGACCGCTTCAACCCGTATTACCAGTACACCGACACCGGGAACGGCACGTACTGGTGCACCGCCCGGGTGGAGTCGTCGAGCGAGGGGCTGCACTCCGTCAGCGTGGGCGTGCGCTTCGACGACACGAAGTGGTTTGTGGGGCGCGACACCTCGCATCGGGGCGTCTCGAAGCACTCGGTCGAGGTGTGCTGCCGCCGGGCGCCGGCCGACCTGGAGGACCGCTGGCGAGACAACTCCTGGCCGAACGTGAAGACCCCGCGCACGCTGCTGGCGACCCTTCCTACCGGGGCCTTCCCCGGCGTCGACACGACCGACGTGTACGAGTTCCTGGAGGCGCACGCCCCCCGCTGA
- the aceB gene encoding malate synthase A — protein MTTPTAPPTTAPIQTTQQGPAIEVTGPLRDRYAEILTPEAVAFLTELHHRFASRRHDRLADRMRRRFEIGNGHDPKFRDDTAHIREDRDWRVAGAGPGLEDRRVEITGPTDPKMTINALNSGARVWLADQEDATSPTWKNVIEGQLSLRDAIRGELSFTSPASESGPGKEYRVTAERTPTIVMRPRGWHLPEKHIAFIDRAGRRTSASGSLVDFGLYFLHNAQALIDGGRGPYFYIAKLESSEEAKLWDDVFSFSEEYIGIPHGTIRATVLIETLPAAFEMDEILYELRDHCAGLNAGRWDYIFSIIKNYRGRGARFVLPDRSEVTMTVPFMRAYTDLLVQTCHKRGAFAIGGMSAFIPNRRDPEVTARAIEKVTADKKREAGDGFDGTWVAHPDLIPTAQAEFDAVLGDRPNQVDRQRDDVHVEARDLLDLHIGRPITAQGVHDNVSVAIRYLEAWLRGLGAVAIDNLMEDAATAEISRSQVWQWIHQDRTTQDGTPITAEYIEGLIAQVLAQATRSHGDRYDDAAEIFREVALQEEFPTFLTLGAYSRFLIDED, from the coding sequence ATGACCACTCCCACCGCTCCCCCGACCACGGCTCCGATCCAGACGACCCAGCAGGGTCCCGCGATCGAGGTCACCGGCCCCCTCCGCGACCGCTACGCGGAGATCCTGACCCCCGAAGCGGTCGCCTTCCTCACCGAGCTGCACCACCGCTTCGCCTCCCGTCGCCACGACCGCCTCGCCGACCGCATGCGCCGTCGCTTCGAGATCGGCAACGGTCATGACCCGAAGTTCCGCGACGACACCGCCCACATCCGTGAGGATCGCGACTGGCGGGTCGCCGGTGCCGGGCCCGGCCTCGAGGATCGCCGCGTCGAGATCACCGGACCGACCGACCCGAAGATGACGATCAACGCGCTGAACTCCGGCGCGCGGGTGTGGCTCGCCGACCAGGAGGATGCCACGAGCCCGACCTGGAAGAACGTCATCGAGGGGCAGCTGTCGCTCCGTGACGCCATCCGCGGCGAGCTGTCGTTCACATCGCCTGCCTCTGAATCCGGCCCCGGCAAGGAGTACCGCGTCACGGCGGAGCGCACGCCGACGATCGTGATGCGCCCTCGCGGGTGGCACCTGCCCGAGAAGCACATCGCCTTCATCGACCGCGCCGGTCGTCGCACCTCGGCATCCGGCTCCCTGGTCGACTTCGGCCTCTACTTCCTGCACAACGCGCAGGCGCTGATCGACGGCGGTCGCGGACCGTACTTCTACATCGCCAAGCTGGAGTCCAGCGAGGAGGCGAAGCTGTGGGACGACGTCTTCTCGTTCAGCGAGGAGTACATCGGCATCCCGCACGGCACGATCCGCGCGACCGTGCTGATCGAGACCCTGCCGGCGGCGTTCGAGATGGACGAGATCCTCTACGAGCTGCGTGACCACTGCGCGGGCCTGAACGCCGGCCGCTGGGACTACATCTTCTCGATCATCAAGAACTACCGCGGCCGCGGGGCGCGCTTCGTGCTTCCCGATCGCAGCGAGGTCACGATGACGGTGCCGTTCATGCGGGCGTACACCGATCTGCTCGTGCAGACCTGCCACAAGCGGGGCGCCTTCGCGATCGGCGGCATGAGCGCGTTCATCCCCAACCGCCGCGACCCCGAGGTGACGGCACGCGCGATCGAGAAGGTCACCGCCGACAAGAAGCGCGAGGCCGGCGACGGGTTCGACGGCACCTGGGTGGCCCACCCCGACCTGATCCCCACGGCTCAGGCCGAGTTCGACGCCGTGCTGGGCGACCGCCCCAACCAGGTCGACCGCCAGCGTGACGACGTGCACGTCGAGGCCCGCGACCTGCTCGACCTGCACATCGGCCGGCCCATCACAGCACAGGGCGTGCACGACAACGTGTCGGTCGCCATCCGCTACCTCGAGGCCTGGCTGCGCGGACTCGGGGCCGTGGCGATCGACAACCTGATGGAGGATGCCGCGACGGCCGAGATCAGCCGCTCGCAGGTGTGGCAGTGGATCCACCAGGACCGCACCACTCAGGACGGCACCCCGATCACGGCGGAGTACATCGAGGGTCTGATCGCCCAGGTGCTCGCGCAGGCGACGCGCAGCCACGGCGACCGGTACGACGACGCGGCGGAGATCTTCCGCGAGGTCGCCCTCCAGGAGGAGTTCCCCACCTTCCTCACACTGGGCGCCTACAGCCGGTTCCTGATCGACGAGGACTGA
- the aceA gene encoding isocitrate lyase: MTNTAHTPTPRPAGLRAGDQVQTAAELQEIWDTDPRWDGVERTYSAEDVIRIRGSVREEATLAHRGADNLWNLLHTEDYVRALGAYTGGQAVQQVRAGLKAIYLSGWQVAADGNLAGQTYPDQSLYPANSVPAVVRRINNALIRQDQLEHAEGETTQDWLAPIVADAEAGFGGPLNAYELAQSLIQSGAAGIHWEDQLASEKKCGHLGGKVLVPTQQHIRTLNAARLAADVAGVPTVIIARTDALAADLLTSDFDERDQQFTTGERTTEGFYRIRPGLESVISRGLAFAPYADLLWVETGEPDIELARSFAAAIHEQFPGKLLAYNCSPSFNWKKHLSDAEIATFQQELADLGYKFQFITLAGFHALNYSMFDLARGYADRAMSAYVELQEAEFAAEADGYTATKHQREAGTGYFDVISTALNPDSATLALAGSTEAAQFH; this comes from the coding sequence ATGACGAACACCGCCCACACCCCGACGCCCCGCCCCGCCGGTCTGCGAGCCGGCGACCAGGTTCAGACGGCCGCCGAGCTCCAGGAGATCTGGGACACCGACCCCCGCTGGGACGGCGTCGAGCGCACCTACTCGGCCGAAGACGTCATCCGCATCCGCGGTTCGGTCCGCGAAGAGGCCACGCTCGCCCATCGCGGTGCCGACAATCTGTGGAACCTCCTGCACACCGAGGACTACGTCCGTGCGCTCGGCGCCTACACCGGCGGCCAGGCCGTGCAGCAGGTGCGGGCGGGACTCAAGGCCATCTACCTCTCCGGATGGCAGGTCGCCGCCGACGGCAACCTCGCCGGTCAGACCTACCCCGACCAGTCGCTGTATCCCGCGAACTCGGTGCCGGCAGTCGTGCGCCGCATCAACAACGCGCTCATCCGCCAGGACCAGCTCGAGCACGCTGAGGGCGAGACCACGCAGGACTGGCTCGCGCCGATCGTCGCCGACGCCGAGGCGGGCTTCGGAGGGCCCCTGAACGCCTACGAGCTGGCGCAGTCGCTCATCCAATCCGGTGCCGCCGGCATCCACTGGGAGGACCAGCTCGCCAGCGAGAAGAAGTGCGGCCACCTCGGCGGCAAGGTGCTCGTGCCCACCCAGCAGCACATCCGCACCCTGAACGCGGCCCGCCTCGCGGCCGACGTCGCCGGAGTGCCGACCGTCATCATCGCCCGTACCGATGCCCTCGCCGCCGACCTGCTCACCAGCGACTTCGACGAGCGGGACCAGCAGTTCACCACCGGCGAGCGCACCACCGAGGGGTTCTACCGGATCCGGCCCGGACTGGAGTCGGTCATCAGCCGCGGCCTCGCCTTCGCCCCTTACGCCGACCTGCTGTGGGTCGAGACGGGAGAGCCCGACATCGAGCTCGCCCGCTCGTTCGCCGCAGCGATCCACGAGCAGTTCCCCGGCAAGCTCCTGGCGTACAACTGCTCGCCGAGCTTCAACTGGAAGAAGCACCTGTCGGACGCCGAGATCGCGACGTTCCAGCAGGAGCTGGCCGACCTGGGCTACAAGTTCCAGTTCATCACGCTGGCCGGCTTCCACGCCCTGAACTACTCGATGTTCGACCTCGCCCGCGGCTACGCCGATCGCGCCATGAGCGCGTACGTCGAGCTGCAGGAAGCCGAGTTCGCCGCAGAAGCAGACGGCTACACCGCCACCAAGCACCAGCGCGAGGCGGGCACCGGCTACTTCGACGTCATCTCCACCGCGCTCAACCCCGACAGCGCGACACTCGCCCTCGCCGGCTCCACCGAAGCCGCGCAGTTCCACTGA
- a CDS encoding UDP-N-acetylmuramate dehydrogenase, with protein MREIEPVRLAELTTLRTGAAPERMFEATTTAGLVDALRETWARGDEWFVLGGGSNLFVGDEPFEGTVIRVRTEGIEELPSPHAGRIRLRAQAGHGWDDLVAYAVAHGYAGLEAMSGIPGTVGAAPVQNIGAYGQEIQETLVEVELIDESTGEISTVPAAELGLGFRTSVLKHHHGSVPLRRAVILSVTVDLLIAGERVVRGEQLRRALGLTDETPVPLGWVRERILSTRASKGMLLDADDPDTHGVGSFFQNAIVTAAVAGSLPPECPRWPVAPDLDAVTVIPLASYDGQVPLSKPAAVSDVKVSAAWLIEQAGIRKGFKLPRSRASVSTKHALALTNRGGATAGEVAELARFIQSRVHAEFGLVLQPEPVLVGVEL; from the coding sequence ATGCGGGAGATCGAGCCGGTCCGTCTGGCGGAGCTGACCACGCTGCGCACAGGAGCAGCACCGGAGCGGATGTTCGAGGCGACGACGACGGCGGGTCTCGTCGATGCTCTGCGTGAGACGTGGGCGCGCGGCGACGAGTGGTTCGTCCTCGGTGGCGGCTCCAACCTCTTCGTGGGCGACGAGCCGTTCGAGGGCACGGTCATCCGCGTGCGCACCGAGGGCATCGAGGAGCTGCCGTCCCCGCACGCCGGCCGCATCCGTCTGCGCGCGCAGGCCGGCCACGGGTGGGACGACCTCGTCGCCTATGCCGTCGCCCACGGGTATGCGGGCCTCGAGGCCATGAGCGGGATCCCCGGCACGGTCGGCGCCGCCCCCGTGCAGAACATCGGGGCGTACGGGCAGGAGATCCAGGAGACGCTGGTCGAGGTCGAGCTGATCGACGAGTCGACCGGCGAGATCTCGACGGTTCCCGCTGCCGAGCTCGGGCTGGGTTTCCGCACCTCGGTGCTCAAGCATCACCATGGCAGTGTGCCGCTGCGCCGTGCCGTGATCCTCTCCGTGACCGTCGACCTGCTGATCGCGGGCGAGCGTGTGGTGCGCGGTGAGCAGCTGCGTCGGGCACTGGGTCTGACCGATGAGACACCGGTTCCGCTCGGCTGGGTGCGCGAGCGCATTCTCTCGACTCGCGCGTCGAAGGGCATGCTGCTCGACGCGGATGACCCCGACACCCACGGCGTCGGCTCCTTCTTCCAGAACGCGATCGTGACGGCGGCGGTCGCCGGCTCGTTGCCCCCGGAGTGCCCGCGCTGGCCGGTCGCCCCCGATCTGGACGCCGTGACCGTGATCCCGTTGGCGTCTTATGACGGACAGGTGCCGCTGTCGAAGCCCGCGGCGGTCTCCGACGTGAAGGTGAGCGCGGCGTGGCTGATCGAGCAGGCGGGCATCCGCAAGGGGTTCAAGCTCCCGCGCTCCCGCGCATCCGTGTCGACGAAGCATGCGCTCGCGCTGACCAACCGTGGCGGGGCGACCGCGGGTGAGGTCGCCGAGCTCGCCCGGTTCATCCAGAGCAGGGTGCACGCCGAGTTCGGTCTCGTGCTGCAGCCGGAGCCGGTTCTCGTCGGCGTCGAACTCTAA
- a CDS encoding MaoC family dehydratase N-terminal domain-containing protein: MAVNQDLVGREFPPTAPYLVGREKVREFARAVFADAPQHTDLKAARAAGFSDVVAPPTFAMVIQDLSLQQLLGQEDSGIVLARTVHAEQRFTYTRPIVAGDELTAQLRVTGIRMMGGNAMITSEAEITDPAGAHVVTATSVLLVGAEPSADEGEAA, translated from the coding sequence GTGGCAGTGAACCAAGATCTGGTCGGCCGGGAGTTCCCGCCGACGGCCCCGTACCTCGTCGGCCGCGAGAAGGTGCGCGAGTTCGCTCGTGCCGTCTTCGCCGACGCCCCGCAGCACACCGACCTGAAGGCGGCCCGCGCGGCGGGCTTCTCCGACGTCGTGGCGCCGCCGACCTTCGCGATGGTCATCCAGGACCTCTCGCTCCAGCAGCTCCTGGGGCAGGAGGATTCCGGCATCGTGCTCGCGCGCACCGTCCACGCCGAGCAGCGCTTCACCTACACGCGCCCCATCGTCGCGGGCGACGAGCTCACCGCGCAACTGCGCGTCACCGGCATCCGGATGATGGGCGGCAACGCGATGATCACCAGCGAGGCCGAGATCACCGACCCCGCGGGTGCCCACGTCGTCACCGCCACCAGCGTGCTGCTGGTCGGTGCCGAGCCGAGCGCGGATGAAGGAGAGGCCGCCTGA
- a CDS encoding pyridoxal phosphate-dependent aminotransferase, which yields MTERAPLSRKLSAIAESATLKVDAKAKALKAEGKDVISYAAGEPDFATPQFIVDAAAEALADPASYRYTPAPGLPALREAIAAKTLRDSGLEVSPSQVIVTNGGKQSVYQAFQAVVNPGDEVLLPAPYWTTYPEAIRLADGTPVEVFAGADQEYKVTVAQLEAARTARTTALVFVSPSNPTGSVYTAEETKAIGEWALEHGIWIISDEIYQNLTYEGVKATSIVDAVPEVAGQTILVNGVAKTYAMTGWRVGWMVGPADAIKIAGNLQSHLTSNVNNVAQKAAIAALTGPQDEAEQMRQAFDRRRQLIVSELSKIDGLVVPNPLGAFYVYPDVQGLLGRTWGGVTPTTSLELADLILDQAEVAVVPGEAFGPSGYIRMSYALGDEQLLEGVQRLQRLFA from the coding sequence GTGACCGAACGCGCTCCCCTCTCCCGCAAGCTGTCCGCCATCGCCGAGTCCGCGACCCTCAAGGTCGATGCCAAGGCCAAGGCCCTCAAGGCCGAAGGCAAGGACGTCATCTCGTACGCTGCCGGCGAGCCCGACTTCGCGACGCCGCAGTTCATCGTGGATGCGGCGGCCGAGGCTCTGGCCGACCCGGCGAGCTACCGGTACACGCCCGCTCCCGGCCTCCCGGCGCTGCGCGAGGCGATCGCGGCGAAGACCCTCCGCGACTCCGGACTCGAGGTGTCTCCGAGCCAGGTCATCGTCACCAACGGCGGCAAGCAGTCGGTCTACCAGGCCTTCCAGGCCGTGGTGAACCCCGGCGACGAGGTGCTGCTGCCCGCCCCGTACTGGACCACGTACCCCGAGGCCATCCGCCTCGCCGACGGCACCCCCGTCGAGGTCTTCGCCGGGGCCGACCAGGAGTACAAGGTCACGGTCGCGCAGCTCGAAGCCGCACGCACCGCCCGCACCACCGCCCTCGTGTTCGTCTCCCCGTCGAACCCCACCGGCTCCGTCTACACCGCCGAGGAGACCAAGGCCATCGGCGAGTGGGCGCTCGAGCACGGCATCTGGATCATCAGCGACGAGATCTACCAGAACCTCACCTACGAGGGCGTCAAGGCCACCTCGATCGTCGACGCCGTGCCCGAGGTCGCCGGCCAGACGATCCTCGTCAACGGCGTCGCGAAGACCTACGCCATGACCGGCTGGCGCGTGGGCTGGATGGTCGGGCCGGCCGATGCCATCAAGATCGCCGGCAACCTGCAGTCGCACCTCACCAGCAACGTGAACAACGTCGCCCAGAAGGCCGCGATCGCCGCGCTCACCGGCCCGCAGGACGAGGCCGAGCAGATGCGCCAGGCCTTCGACCGTCGCCGCCAGCTGATCGTCTCGGAGCTGTCGAAGATCGACGGCCTCGTCGTGCCGAACCCGCTGGGCGCGTTCTACGTGTACCCCGACGTGCAGGGCCTGCTGGGCCGCACCTGGGGCGGCGTGACCCCGACCACCTCGCTCGAACTCGCCGATCTCATCCTCGACCAGGCCGAGGTCGCGGTCGTCCCCGGCGAGGCCTTCGGTCCCTCCGGCTACATCCGCATGTCATACGCACTGGGCGACGAGCAGCTGCTCGAGGGCGTGCAGCGCCTGCAGCGTCTGTTCGCCTGA
- a CDS encoding VOC family protein: MSGLIPYLLFPGNAAEALRHYRSVFGGELQLLDYATAGRHDGPGDAIAHGQLSGLVEIAGADAGADDDAVQMGGMFLSLLGTADALTLTDWYDELAVGGRVIDALQKRPWGDFDGTLVDRYGVRWLIGFRPED, encoded by the coding sequence ATGAGCGGATTGATCCCGTACCTGCTGTTCCCCGGCAACGCCGCGGAGGCGCTGCGTCATTATCGATCGGTGTTCGGCGGTGAGCTCCAGCTGCTCGACTACGCCACCGCGGGGAGGCACGACGGCCCCGGCGATGCGATCGCGCACGGGCAGCTGAGCGGACTGGTCGAGATCGCCGGAGCGGATGCCGGAGCCGATGACGATGCCGTGCAGATGGGCGGCATGTTCCTCTCGCTCCTCGGCACGGCCGACGCCCTCACTCTGACCGACTGGTACGACGAGCTCGCCGTCGGAGGCCGCGTGATCGACGCACTGCAGAAGCGACCCTGGGGTGACTTCGACGGCACGCTCGTCGACCGTTACGGCGTGCGCTGGCTGATCGGCTTCCGTCCCGAGGACTGA
- the ald gene encoding alanine dehydrogenase: MKIGVPTEVKNNENRVSLTPAGADRLVHEGHRVLVQSGAGLGSRITDDDYRAAGAEIVATAADAWGEADMVIKVKEPIAQEYGFLRDDLTLFTYLHLAADRALTTALVEAGTTAVAYETVQLSDRSLPLLVPMSEIAGRLSVTMGSYSLLRSQGGRGMLLGGIAGTPRAKTVVIGGGVAGEHAAANALGLGSKVTVIDVSLPRLRELEHRYGGALETRASSRYDIAEELKTADLVIGSVLIPGAAAPKLVTDDMVAAMKPGSVLVDIAIDQGGCFEGSRPTTHDDPTFAVHDSIYYCVANMPGAVPETATRALTNATLPYVSAIAGKGWERAAADDAALAAGLNVQGGRITLPAVAQAHGLTTD, encoded by the coding sequence ATGAAGATCGGCGTCCCCACCGAGGTCAAGAACAACGAGAACCGCGTCTCCCTCACTCCCGCCGGCGCCGACCGTCTGGTGCACGAGGGCCACCGGGTGCTCGTGCAGTCCGGGGCCGGGCTCGGCTCGCGCATCACCGACGACGACTACCGGGCCGCCGGCGCAGAGATCGTCGCCACCGCCGCCGACGCGTGGGGCGAGGCCGATATGGTCATCAAGGTCAAGGAGCCGATCGCCCAGGAGTACGGCTTCCTGCGCGACGACCTCACCCTCTTCACCTACCTGCATCTCGCTGCCGACCGCGCGCTGACGACGGCCCTCGTCGAGGCGGGGACCACCGCCGTCGCGTACGAGACCGTGCAGCTCTCCGACCGCAGCCTGCCGCTGCTCGTGCCGATGAGCGAGATCGCCGGACGCCTCTCGGTCACCATGGGCTCGTACTCGCTGCTGCGTTCCCAGGGCGGACGTGGAATGCTGCTCGGCGGCATCGCCGGCACGCCGCGCGCCAAAACCGTCGTGATCGGCGGCGGCGTCGCTGGAGAACACGCCGCGGCGAACGCCCTCGGACTCGGCTCGAAGGTCACCGTGATCGACGTCTCCCTACCGCGTCTGCGCGAGCTCGAGCACCGCTACGGCGGCGCCCTCGAGACCCGTGCGTCAAGCCGCTACGACATCGCCGAAGAGCTCAAGACCGCCGACCTCGTGATCGGATCCGTGCTCATCCCCGGTGCCGCGGCCCCCAAGCTCGTGACCGACGACATGGTCGCCGCGATGAAGCCGGGGTCCGTGCTCGTCGACATCGCGATCGACCAGGGCGGGTGCTTCGAGGGCTCGCGCCCGACCACCCACGACGACCCCACATTCGCGGTGCACGACTCGATCTACTACTGCGTGGCGAACATGCCGGGCGCGGTTCCCGAGACCGCGACCCGTGCACTGACGAACGCGACCCTCCCCTATGTCTCGGCGATCGCCGGCAAGGGCTGGGAGCGGGCGGCGGCCGACGACGCCGCGCTGGCCGCGGGTCTGAACGTGCAGGGCGGACGCATCACGCTTCCGGCCGTCGCACAGGCGCACGGACTCACGACCGACTGA
- a CDS encoding MaoC/PaaZ C-terminal domain-containing protein produces MGYTVGDVLAERTVHLTRESLVRYAGASGDFNPIHYRDDVAASVGLPGVLAHGMLTMGIASSVVVAALDPATRILDYGVRFTKPVVVDPDEGADITVVATVGAVDDESARIDLKVTFGDTTVLVKAQLRVAV; encoded by the coding sequence ATGGGCTACACCGTCGGAGACGTGCTCGCCGAGCGCACCGTACACCTGACCCGCGAGTCGCTGGTGCGGTACGCGGGAGCGTCCGGAGACTTCAACCCGATCCACTACCGCGATGATGTCGCCGCGTCCGTCGGGCTTCCCGGCGTGCTCGCGCACGGCATGCTCACGATGGGCATCGCCTCGTCGGTGGTCGTCGCGGCTCTCGACCCGGCCACGCGCATCCTCGACTACGGCGTGCGCTTCACCAAGCCGGTCGTGGTCGACCCCGACGAGGGCGCTGATATCACCGTCGTCGCCACGGTCGGCGCCGTCGACGACGAGTCCGCGCGCATCGACCTCAAGGTCACGTTCGGCGACACCACCGTGCTCGTCAAGGCGCAGCTGCGCGTCGCTGTCTGA